The DNA sequence GGGGCGGTTAACCAAATGGCGTTAATCCCTAAATCAGTAAAGTAACCTTCATTTAATTTTTGGGTTAAGCCTGCAATATCACCACCATGGAAGGTACCAATATCTTTGCCTGTCGCATCATAGCGTGGGCGGTCATAAGAGTTGTTATTGCTTGAGTTACCATCGTGAAAACGGTCGGTAATCACGAAGTAAACGTTGGCGTTGTCCCAAGTGAAATCTGAGGCTGTAGGTGGTGCTACTTTAGTCAGTACGAAGCACTGATTAGCACTGCTAGATTCATTAGCGGCGTATAAACAGACCTCTAGAGATTCATCTACGGCTAAGTTACTGCCCACATCAATGCTATCACCACTGGTAAAGGCAATACCATTTACCGGGTCGCTGCCATCGGTAGTGTAAAGTCCGCCATTTACCTCATCCCCTGTGGCTTGCAAGGTAATGCTTACTTGGTCAGTCCAGAAGGTACTTAGTGCTGGGCTAATACTGACTTCAGCATCATGGCTTGGTAAGTCACAACTATCGGTCCAGCTTTGCGTGCTAATTGTGTAACAACCGTCTTTGTCGCGGAACAAATCATCGGTTTGGCTATTGCCTTGGTTGCTAAAGATAAGCTTGCTTGAGTCACTATTGTTGAAAGAATAAGCCCACCAGTTTTCACCTAGGCCATCCATATTATCGCCAGGCCAAGCTGAATCGGCGGTAGAGCCGGCAGGAAGTGCGTCCCAATGGTGAATAGACGGCGCCCAGTCACTCGGTGCGTTTAACCAAACGGTGAAGCCTGTTTCAGGCGCATCAATTTTGTTGTAGGTGTAGGTTTGCGTTACCGAGCCTTTATTGTTGGCAACATACACTTGCAGCTCAACCGACTCGCCAATGGCTAATTCACCACCAATATTAATCACATCACCGTTATTAAAGCTGATGCCTTGAGTACCGCCGGTGGTGCTAAGTAAGTAGCTACTGTCGGTGATATTGTCGCCTTTGTAGCTTAAGGTTACCGCTAGGGTATCGGTGCTAAAATCACTGCTTCCTGGGTTAATCGCTAACTCAGGTTTGGTTTCAAGCACGATAACTTCAGCGTTCACTGCTTTGCTTGAAGCATCAAAACTAATGCTGTAGTGAGTATTATCTTCAACTGTGAAATCTTGGTCTGGGTAGTTTTCTCCCCAGCTTCCATTGTCTGAACACGCCGCTACTTTAAAGCGTGCTGGGCTTTCTTCACCGGCAAAAGCTTGCGTTAAGGTATATAAGCCGCTCACCGCATCCAAGGCCATTGGGGTTTGTCCCCAACCGTTTGCCGTACCGCGGAAACACCATACAGCGGGCTGTTCGCCAGTAACGGTGATGTCTACGCTAGCCAGTTCACTAACAGCACCTAAGTTATCGGTGACTTGCAGGCTTAGGGTTTGGCTTTGTTCAACGGTTAGGCTGATGGACTCGCTGGTCTCTCCTGTGCTCCAAGCATAACTGGCGATGCTGCCGTCTGGGTCACTAGAGCTAGCCGCTGAGAAGCTCAGGCTAGTACCGGGGTCAACCGTTTGCGCATTAGCGGGTGAGATAACCGCTGTTGGCGCTTGGTTGGTATCACAGCTCGCGACTGAAACTGCATCGATATCTTTGCTGTCGCTGTAAAAGGTAATTTGATAGCTACCGGCCGATACGCGGTAGTCTGCGCTAGGGTAGGCTTCTTGCCAGTCTCCCCAGCGGTCAATTTTGAAACGAGGATCATTGTTACCGAAAGTTTGGCAGGTTTGAAACTGAGTGCTAGCCACCTGTTCCATTGCTGTGGTTTGCCAGCCATTTGGTGTGCCACGAAACTCCCATTCTGCTTGCGCAGACAGAGAGGCCGTTAACAGACCAAGTAATACTACCTTGTTCATGTCATTTCCTTATTCGAATGTTTGTTTGCGATAGCCTGAAGCTATGCGCGTGTTAGCCAACATAAAATGACTCTGCGGTCATTTCTTGCGCGACCTTAATCCAGTCCAATCAAAAATAGTCGAAAAAACGAGCAAACTGAGTGTTGTGTCAAATATTTATCTTGGTTTTGTGATTGAAAAGGATTTCATTTTTATTGTCATATAATTCATTGGCTTATATATGGGAAATGGAAGGTTTTTAGCGCTACCGTAATATAAATGGCTGTTTATTTTAATTTACCAGAAGAATTAAATAGTCGACTGTAGAGGCGGCTTGATGTTTTTGCCGAAAAGTTAAGCCTGTGACGTTACTCTGTTTAATAACGTGGTTTATAAACAAAGTTTTTGATAAACGGGCTCACAATAACTAAATGGCATTTAGCTTAACGGTTATTGACTGCTTTGTTAATTGCGTTTACCTTATAGCAATCATTACCCTAATTTTTGATTTTGCAGTAAAAGGAACCAACTGTGAGTGAGCCTGCCGAGATTTTTCTAAGTACCAAAAACCGTCAGTTAAAATCTAGAGACTTTTCAAATGAAGCCGAATTCAATGCCTTTTTAAGTGATAACTCGCTGCAAGCTGGCAGTATTCTTCATGCTGGTGCACCTTACATTGTTCGATCAAGCCAAAGCAGTAAACCGACGAATTTAATGCAGCAGTGTAGGCAGCTGCAAACTATCCCTTCTTGCCATCGCCGTTCGTTAGCCAATGTTAATGCACAGCTAGGCAGCGACATAACACTTGGTTTGGCCGAGTTATTTGACCAGCAAATTGCTCCTGCGGCTAGCCAACTCAACCAATGGGTGAACAAAGAAAAGTTCAATTTTTCTAGTGCAGGAGTGGGGCTGCTGGAAAGTCGGGGAGGGGCATTGGAAAAGAGCCTTAAAGCTTACGAAAAGAGCTTAATGGCTGTTAGGGCTGGGCATCAAGCCAAACTACCTAAAATGCAGATGATGAAATTAGAATCTAGTGCTCGCGCCGCATTTAAATCACTTAATCAGTTGTTTAGTACTGAGCTATCTAAAGCCACGGCTGTTGTTAAAGCGCGCAAGGGCACGGCGCTTAACAACGCTACGCGAGGTATTAACAAAGCTAAAAGTGCACGTACCGATGCACCAATTAGAGTGACAAACGTTAAAGAGCTACAAAGCCTCAAAAGAATGTCTCTTGGCCTAAAAGCGGGAGGGAATATTCTTCTAGGTTACGACGTTTATGCTCGTGGAAAAATGGTTCAGGCTGATTTTGAGCAAGGTAAAGATTGGGGGAAAACTGCAGTGGTTCAAACCTCAGGCTTGGCGGCAGGAATTATTGCTGGAACTATCACAGCTAACGCGATGACTACAGCAGCTATCACTATTGGCTTAACGGCCACGCCCGTAGGTTGGGTAATTGCTATTTGCATAGGTATCGGTGCTACTTACCTAGCAACAAAAACGTTCGATGGTATTGGGCAGAAAATGGCTACGCAAGTGTATGAGCGCGAAGGCATGTTTAACCGAATTCCAAGGACATTATGATGGAGCAAATAACGATATCGGATAAACTTTTGTTCATATGCAGCTTATTTTGGCTATCAACAATGGTTGCTTGGCTGTGTTTTTCTCGAATCTCAATGAGAAGGTTCGAGAAGCAATTTAAAGTACTAGGTGTTGAAAGGATAGATTGGGATGGCCCTGGCTTTCGAGTGCTGAGCTATGCAACTGTAGTTTTGTTTAAAACTGATAGGTTAAATGATAATAATTATCAATTTGTTCCTGTTAGTGAAACAAGAAAACTAGCGACCAAAAAAGACTGGTATTTGGCCTTATGGCTATGGGGCTCTGGCATCGGAATGTTGGTTGTGGGTTTCACTTATGCATTTTTCTTTATGGCCTAGCGCATTTTGGGTTTATCGCGCGTGCAACACCTGAAGTTATGAGCAAGCCAGCTATCAAAAATTTTGAGCAAGGTAAAGATTGGCAGAAAACAGCGGTAGTGCAAACAACGGGTGTATCAGTGGGCTTTTTAGCTGGTGTGGCAACTGCAAAAGTCGTAACTTCGGCTGCTATTACTATTGGTCTAACAGCCACACCTATAGGTTGGGTAATTGCCATTGGCTTAGGCATCGGTGCAACTTATTTAGCAGCAACGCAAGCGGATAAATGGGCTCAATATGTAACCTCGAAACTTTATGATAGGGAAGGCGTGTTTAATTATGTGCCGAGGTCGCTCTGATGATAGCTGTATCTGATTGGCTACTTTTAGTTTTTTTTATTTTTGCTATTTCGATGATGATAGCGTGGTTAGTTTTCTCAAATATGACTATGAAAAGGATAGAACGAGAATTTAATCAATTAGGTATTGAAAGGGTTGACTGGGATGGGCCTGGATTCCGCGTGCTGAGTTATGCCACGATTATTTTTTTTAAAACAGAAAGAATGAATGATCAAAACTATCAATTTGTCCCAGTAAGCGCTACACGTAAATTAGCCACAAAAAGAGATTGGTACTTGGCTTTATGGCTTTGGGGATCTGCAATAGCAATGTTAGGTATATTATTAGTTCTATCCATTTTTTTCTCTGAGTTAGTGGCTGACATATAACACTTTGGTATAGCGGATGATTTACTTATTGGGTGTTTCTTCATTTATTGGATGTGGTGTGTTTATGCTTTCAGTCATGTTGGCGTGGTTATGCTTTGCGCGAATCAGTATGCCTAGAATAGAGAATAGTTTAAAAGATCAAGGTATTGACAGAGTTGATTGGGATGGACCTGGTTTTCGTGTTCTTAGCTACACCATAATTATTTTGTTTAAAACAAAGCGACTTAATGATGAAAATTACCCATTTGTTCCCGTTACAGCTTCTCGACAGCTAGCGACCAAAACCGATTGGTGGTTTTCTCTTTGGCTATGGGGATCGTTTGGTATAGCGATGGTTTGTATGATTATTCTGTCAGTATTCTTTCCTGAACTTCTACAAGAATAGTTAGCAGTCAGCTGGGTTTAGAATAACGGTTGCTGCTTTAGCAGGCGATGATTTCGGAAAAATTGAGCTAAAGACGTTTATGAGCGAAATGGAACTTTTAACCGTATTCCAAGGTCATTGTAATGGAACATACCGCGTTAACTTTAGTTGATTGGGTTCAATTAATTGGAGGCCTATATTGGATATCAACAATGATTGCTTGGTTGGCTTTTTCTAGAAAGTGCATGGTGAGGCTTGAGCGGGAGTTTAAAGCTCAAGGCATAAGTAGGGTAGATTGGGATGGACCTGGTTTTAGAGTGCTTAGCTACGCAACAGTTATTCTGTTCAAAACAGAAAGGATGAATGACTCTAATTATCAGTTTGTTCCTGTTAGCGAAACTAGAAGGTTAGCAACAAGGCTAGATTGGTACTTGGCTTTGTGGTTATGGTCTTCTGGTGCTGGTTTGCTTCTATCTATTGCTGCATGGTCGATATGGAGTTAGAGCCCCTAACTTTTACAGATTGGCTACAGTTCTTTTTTCTGATACTCGGTGTATCGGCAATGGTAGCTTGGCTCTTGAGCGCAAAGTTCACCATGAGAAGAATTGAGCCAGAGCTAATAAAGCAGGGATTTAATTGTGGAAGTTGGGACGGCCCGGGTTTTCGGGTATTGAGTTATTCAATGATTATTTTGTTTAAAACTAAGTTGCTTAATGACAGTAATTACCCTTTTGTTCCGGTGAGTGCAACTCGTAAGCTAGCGACAAAAAGAGACTGGTACTTATCACTGTGGCTTTGGTGCTCATTAGTAGGAATGATATTCCTAGCATTTATCTATTGACCTTATGTTTACTTTACCCCACAAGCAAATAAATCGGCTTAAACGCGATGTCAAAAACCTTTACGAGCGTAATGGTATCTTTAACCGTACACCAAGGTCATTGTAATGGAGCATCCACCTTTAAGTTATGAGGACTGGCGTTCACTTTTTTTTATGATTACTTTTGTGTCGTCAATGGTAGCTTGGCTATTAAGTGCAAAGTTCACCATGCGACGAATAGAGCCAGAGCTAATAAAGCAGGGATTTAATTGTGGAAGTTGGGACGGCCCTGGTTTTCGAGTATTGAGCTATGCAACGATTATTTTGTTTCAAACAAAGTTGCTTAATGACAGTAATTATCCTTTTGTTCCAGTGGATGCTACCCGTAAGCTAGCTACGAAAAAAGACTGGTACATATCACTGTGGCTGTGGTGCTCCTTAGTAGGAATGGTATTCCTAGTGTTCCTTTATTGATCTTATGATTACTCTGTCCAAAAAAATAAATAAAGTTCTAGGGGGGCTCTCGGTGATTTTTAGGCAATAAAAAGCCTTGCAACCGATGTGGTGCAAGGCTTTGTATATGGTGGCCCTTCACAGACTTGAACTGTGGACCTAACGATTATGAGTCGTGTGCTCTAACCAGCTGAGCTAAAGGGCCAAATTTGGGTGTGATAAGCGCTTGGCTAATCAACGAGGCAGAAGTATAAAAAATACTTTCCGCCTTGTCTATGCGTTTAAATCTAAGCGCTTATTTATTCACCTATTTATTGGCTATTCGTCTAAGAAACTACGTAATTGCTCAGAGCGAGAAGGGTGGCGCAGCTTACGCAAGGCCTTGGCTTCGATTTGACGAATACGCTCACGGGTTACGTCAAACTGTTTGCCCACTTCTTCTAGCGTGTGGTCGGTGTTCATGCCAATACCAAAACGCATACGCAGTACTTTAGCTTCACGCGGGGTGAGGCCTGCAAGTACTTCTTGAGTAGCAAATTTAAGGTTTTCGCCGGTCGCTGCATCTACAGGCATAGACAGGGTAGTATCCTCAATAAAATCACCTAAATGCGAATCTTCATCGTCACCAATTGGGGTTTCCATGGAAATAGGCTCTTTAGCGATTTTAAGTACCTTACGGATCTTGTCTTCAGGCATTAACATGCGCTCTGCCAATTCTTCAGGAGTAGGTTCGCGGCCCATCTCTTGAAGCATCTGACGGCTAATACGGTTTAGCTTGTTAATGGTTTCGATCATATGCACCGGGATACGAATAGTTCGTGCCTGGTCAGCAATAGAGCGAGTAATCGCCTGACGGATCCACCAAGTTGCGTAAGTAGAGAATTTGTAACCACGGCGGTATTCAAATTTATCTACGGCCTTCATTAGGCCAATGTTACCTTCTTGAATAAGATCTAAGAACTGTAAACCACGGTTGGTGTATTTCTTCGCAATAGAAATTACCAAACGTAAGTTAGCTTCAACCATTTCTTTCTTAGCGCGGCGAGCTTTGGCTTCACCAATGCTCATACGGCGGTTGATGTCTTTGATGTTATTAATGGTTAAGCCAGTTTCTTCTTCAACTGATTTAAGCTTAAAGATACAACGGCGAACTTCTTCATCCACTTCCATTAATGCCGGGGCATAATCTTTAGCCGATGTTTTGTGTTCGTTAAACCATTCGTCGCTGGTTTCATCTTTAGAGAATGCTTTAACAAAAATGCCTTTTGGCATTTTGCCTTGCTCAACACATAACTTAAGAATTAAACGTTCTTGAGTACGTACACGTTCCATCATGCGACGCATGCTTGCTACAAGCTTGTCGAATAATTTTGGTATTAAGCGGAAGGTGTGAAAAATTTCACTTAGCTCAAAGATTTCAGCCTTAGCTTCTTTAGACATACGACCATGTGATGCAATAATTGCATGCGTTTTGTCGTATTGAGCGCGCAGTGTATCAAAGCGCTCTTTAACTAACTCTGGGTCTAGGCCGGTGTCTTCTTCTTCTTCGTCATCTTCGTCTTCATCTTCGTCTTCGAGGTCTTTTTCCTCTAGTTCCGAACCAATGTGAGTAGCGGTAGGGGCTGCTTCTGCTACTTCATTTTCATCGATGAAGCTATTAACGATGTCGCTAATTTTAAGCTCTTCTGCTTGGTACTTGTCGTACATCTCAAGCAAAATAGAGATAGTTTCTGGATATTCTGAAACGCTACGCTGAACTTCGTTGATGCCTTCTTCGATACGCTTAGCAATGTCGATTTCGCCTTCGCGAGTCAACAGCTCAACGGTACCCATTTCACGCATGTACATACGTACTGGGTCGGTCGTTCGGCCTAGTTCAGATTCTACCGTGGCTAAAGCCTGCGCTGCCGCTTCGGCTGCGTCTTCGTCGGTAGTATTTTCCGCCAACAATAAGTCATCAGCATCGGGTGCATTTTCATGTACCTGAATACCCATGTCGTTGATCATTTGAATGATATCTTCAACTTGATCGGAATCTACGATATCAGCAGGTAAATGGTCATTTACTTCTGCGTAAGTTAAGTAGCCTTGCTCTTTACCTTTTGCGAGAAGGAGTTTGAGTTGAGACTGTGGGGTTTGTTCCATAGATGTCATCCGAAGTAGATTAAGCTAGCAAAACCATAAACGTAAGCGCCGCTGGCGCAAACGAAGAAGTATATCAAGTATGGGTTAAAATTTCTATATCAAGGGCATTTATATAAAATCTTTTTGTTTATTGTATATACCGCCCAATTAAGGCTTAAGTTCAATCATTAATTGATGCATTTCACGTTTTTCATCTACGGTGATTATGCCGCTAATAGATTTTACGTTGAGCTGCTCGTAGCGTTGCAATAGCAACTGATCAACAAAACTGGCGATAATATCTTGTAACTCGTCTTGGTAACCAGACTCGTCAATTTCTAAATTATAGCCTGCCAAAATATTTAAGTGTTTTTGTTCTGGTTGTCCGCGCCAACGTTCAAGTAATTGGCCAGTGGTGATATCGGGCTTTTTATGCACTTCGCCAATCAGCTGTAATAATAAGCCCATGCCTTTTATGTTTACTTGGCTTAATTGCGCCGACGGCGGTAAGTCAGTGGCTATAGCAGGCAGCTGCAAAATCATAGCAATGGCTTTTCGCATTGGCGTTAGGCTGAGTTGCGCTTGGGTATTGGGGCGCGAGCGTTCGGCTTGTTTTAAGCGGGCTAACTCTTTTTCTAGCTGGCTACGGATCATTCTATTCTGAGTGGCCAGTTCGGTAAGCAGGGTTTCTTTGTAAAACGCCGCACTCACCTGCGAGATAAGCTCGTAAGCTTTAGACGCCAAGTGGCTTTTGCCAGCATCGGTCGTGATGTCTATTTCTTGGCTAAGCCGTTCAAACAAAAAACGCGATAGCGGCATAGCTTCACGCATGCGTTTTTCAAAACCGTCTTTACCTTCTTGGCGAACCAGGGTGTCTGGGTCTTCACCATCAGGTAAAAACATAAACTTAAGCTCTACATTGTCGCGTAAGTGCGGCAAGGCGTTTTCTAAGGCCCGCCATGCCGCGTCGCGACCGGCGCGGTCACCGTCGTAGCAGCAGATGATTTGATTGCTGGCTCTAAACAGCGTTTGTAGGTGCTCTGGGGTGGTTGAGGTGCCCAAAGACGCTACCGCATAATCAATATCAAATTGCGCCAGTGACACCACATCCATGTAGCCTTCAACGACCAGAATTTGCGGCACTTGTTTATGGGCTTGGCGTACTTCGTATAAACCGTATAGTTCGCGGCCTTTATGAAAAACGCTGGTCTCGGGAGAGTTAAGGTATTTTGGCGTGCCATCGCCAAATACGCGCCCACCAAAGCCGATATAACGGCCACGTTTATCACGAATCGGAAACATAACCCGATCGCGGAAGCGATCGTAGCGGCGGCCTTTATCGTTTTCGATAGATAATCCGGCATCAACCAGCTGCTGGCTGGCTTGCTGTGAACCACCTAAAGCCTTGCCTAGTGCGTCCCATTCGTCGGGGGCATAGCCAATAGAAAAACGCTGTACTACTTCACCACTTAGCCCACGGCCTTTTAGGTAGTCAATAACCTGTTGCTTGTTAGGGTTTACTCTAAGTTGCTGCTGAAAAAAGCGGCTGGCGTGGCCGATTAATTCGTATAAATCTTTGCTTAGCTGCCGTTGCTGCTGGCTTTTAGCTTGGTCAAACTTGCTGTTGTTACTGTTTTCACGCTCTACTTCTACGCCCATTTGGCTGGCTAAATCTTCAACGGCGTCAACAAACTCAAGTTTGTCATATTCCATTAAGAAGCTAATGGCATTGCCATGCGCGCCACAACCAAAACAGTGATAAAACTGCTTGTCTTGGCTCACCGTAAAAGAGGGCGATTTTTCGTTATGAAACGGGCAGCAAGCGGAGTAATTTTTACCGGCTTTTTTCAAGCGCACACGCTGATCAATCAAGCCAACGATATCGGCTCGAGCTAGTAGATCATCGATAAATTGTTGTGGAATTCTTCCAGCCATTTAGTGCGTCGCTAGCCTTTTTAAAAACAAACAAGCCGTGAACTCATAGAGTGCACGGCTTATTCTAGTATCTAAGAGATGGATTTAAGCGAGCTTATTGCGGACAGCGGTGCTTATAGCTCCCATGTCTGCTCGACCCTGCACCTGAGGTTTCAGGATACCCATCACTTTACCCATATCTTGCATTCCAGCCGCGCCCGACTTAGCGATTGCATCATCAATTAACGATGTAATCTCTTGTTCGCTGAGCGCTTGAGGAAGGAACGTCTCCAAGATAGTTATTTCAGCGAGCTCTTTATCAGCTAGATCTTGACGTTCTGCAGCTAAAAATTGTTCAGCTGCGTCTTTACGCTGTTTTACTTGTTTTACAACGATGCTCAATATCTGGTCATCGTCTAAAGTAATGCGCTCGTCAATTTCTACTTGTTTAACAGCCGCAAGCAACATGCGAAGTGTGCCTAGACGTAATTTGTCTTTGGCACGCATGGCTGCTTTTTGTTCTTCTTGTAGCGTTTCTCTTAATGACATAGGTCTTAACAGCGCTTAGTACAAGCGAACGCGACGTGCGTTTTCACGCGCTAATTTCTTAGCGTGACGTTTAACAGCAGAAGCTTTAGCACGTTTACGAGCTGTAGTTGGTTTTTCATAAAACTCGCGACGGCGAACTTCTGAAAGAATACCTGCTTTCTCGCAAGAGCGCTTGAAACGACGTAGAGCTACGTCAAATGGTTCGTTTTCACGTACTTTAACGATTGGCATATGCCTATCACCTTCCGGTTTATTAACGGCCGAACAAAAATCAGCCTGAGTGTTTAAAAATGGTGCGGAATTTTAAGCCTAACTAGGGGGCAATGTAAAGCCTATTTGTATAGCTCTGGTGAAATAAGCGGTGAACAAGTAAGATAGGCGCGATTTTAGGCGAGCCTTTGGGCCAGATTATACGTTACTGACACCAGTAACCAAGCAGGAAGAGCAAGATTATGCGTGTACTAGGTATTGAAACGTCGTGTGATGAAACCGGAATTGCAATTTACGATGACCAGCAAGGTTTAATGGCAGATGTTTTGTACAGTCAGGTTAAATTACATGCAGATTATGGTGGTGTGGTGCCCGAGTTAGCGTCGCGCGATCACATACGTAAAACCATTCCGCTGATCAAAGAAGCGATGGCCGCTGCCAATTGCACGAGCGATGATATTGATGCCGTGGCCTATACCGCCGGCCCAGGTTTAGTGGGGGCATTATTGGTGGGGTCGCTGACTGCGCGTAGTATTGCCATGGCATGGGATAAACCCGCCGTCGCAGTGCATCACATGGAAGGGCATTTACTGGCGCCGATGTTAGAAGACAACCCACCAGCGTTTCCTTTTTTGGCCTTGCTAGTCTCTGGCGGGCATACCCTGATGGTAGAAGTTGACGGTATTGGTGAATACACCATCTTGGGCGAGTCGATCGACGATGCCGCCGGTGAGGCGTTTGATAAAACCGCCAAGTTACTGGGTTTAGATTACCCAGGCGGGCCTGCGTTAAGCCGTATGGCCGAAAAAGGCACGCCAGGCCGATTTAAATTCCCGCGGCCAATGACCGATAGGCCAGGCTTAGATATGAGCTTTTCGGGCTTAAAAACCTTTGCTAAAAATACCATCGATTCAGAAGGTAAAGACGAGCAAACTCAAGCTGATATCGCGCTGGCCTTTCAGCAAGCAGTGGTAGAAACGCTGATCATTAAATGTCGACGCGCCTTAAAACAAACCGGCTTAACACGGTTAGTGATTGCCGGCGGAGTTAGCGCAAACAAAGCCTTACGCGAGCAGCTGGGCGAGTTGTTAGCGTCGCGTGGTGGTAAGGTGTTTTATCCTCGGGCAGAGTTTTGTACCGACAACGGCGCGATGATTGCCTATGCTGGCATGCAACGCTTTAAAGCGGGGCAAACTCATGGCTTGTCAGTTAAGGCCATGCCGCGTTGGCCATTAGATGAGCTACCTGCGGCTAAACCGCTATAAGGTGTTGTGTTGTTTATTACGCTTGCTTAGCGGCGAGTTGTGTTAACAGCGAATAGAGTTGAGGCTAACTTAGCGTGCTGAGTTAGTCTTTTTTTACTATTTTGCTTTCGGTGTGATTACGCAAACGTGAAATATTGCTTTGGTGGCGAATAATAATCAGGCACGACAGCATGGCAACCGGCAGAGTATATTCGGGCTTAATTAACCAGGTGTAGAGTGGTGCAAGGCTCACGCTAATAATCGCCGCTAATGAAGAGTAACCACGCAGCTTTAGGGTAATCATCCACGTTATTACCAATAAGGCGGCTAAATCTAAGCCGATGGGTAATACGCCCCCCAGTGCAGTGGCCACACCTTTGCCCCCTTCAAAATGAAAGAATATTGGGTACATGTGCCCGAGACACGCGGCGATACCCACAAATCCGAGTACTAAAGGGGCTAGCCCTGCGTAATAGCCTAACCACACCGGAATGGTGCCCTTGAGTAAGTCGCAAATTAACACTAATGCGGCTGGCATTTTACCGCCTAAGCGATAAACATTGGTGGCGCCAGGGTTGTTAGAGCCGTGCTGGCGGGGGTCGGGGAGGCGATAAATTCGGCAAATGAGTACGGCGCTGGATATCGAACCCAGTAAATACGCTGCCGTTATAAATAATAAACCGAGTAAACCCATTAGCTTAGAAGCATTCCACCTATTGCTGAATTGCGGTATTATCGCGCTCTTTCAAAGGCCAAATCATACGCTGTTTTTTTAGCTAAGGCTAATAAGCGCGTTTG is a window from the Agarivorans sp. TSD2052 genome containing:
- the rpoD gene encoding RNA polymerase sigma factor RpoD gives rise to the protein MEQTPQSQLKLLLAKGKEQGYLTYAEVNDHLPADIVDSDQVEDIIQMINDMGIQVHENAPDADDLLLAENTTDEDAAEAAAQALATVESELGRTTDPVRMYMREMGTVELLTREGEIDIAKRIEEGINEVQRSVSEYPETISILLEMYDKYQAEELKISDIVNSFIDENEVAEAAPTATHIGSELEEKDLEDEDEDEDDEEEEDTGLDPELVKERFDTLRAQYDKTHAIIASHGRMSKEAKAEIFELSEIFHTFRLIPKLFDKLVASMRRMMERVRTQERLILKLCVEQGKMPKGIFVKAFSKDETSDEWFNEHKTSAKDYAPALMEVDEEVRRCIFKLKSVEEETGLTINNIKDINRRMSIGEAKARRAKKEMVEANLRLVISIAKKYTNRGLQFLDLIQEGNIGLMKAVDKFEYRRGYKFSTYATWWIRQAITRSIADQARTIRIPVHMIETINKLNRISRQMLQEMGREPTPEELAERMLMPEDKIRKVLKIAKEPISMETPIGDDEDSHLGDFIEDTTLSMPVDAATGENLKFATQEVLAGLTPREAKVLRMRFGIGMNTDHTLEEVGKQFDVTRERIRQIEAKALRKLRHPSRSEQLRSFLDE
- a CDS encoding alpha-amylase family glycosyl hydrolase; its protein translation is MNKVVLLGLLTASLSAQAEWEFRGTPNGWQTTAMEQVASTQFQTCQTFGNNDPRFKIDRWGDWQEAYPSADYRVSAGSYQITFYSDSKDIDAVSVASCDTNQAPTAVISPANAQTVDPGTSLSFSAASSSDPDGSIASYAWSTGETSESISLTVEQSQTLSLQVTDNLGAVSELASVDITVTGEQPAVWCFRGTANGWGQTPMALDAVSGLYTLTQAFAGEESPARFKVAACSDNGSWGENYPDQDFTVEDNTHYSISFDASSKAVNAEVIVLETKPELAINPGSSDFSTDTLAVTLSYKGDNITDSSYLLSTTGGTQGISFNNGDVINIGGELAIGESVELQVYVANNKGSVTQTYTYNKIDAPETGFTVWLNAPSDWAPSIHHWDALPAGSTADSAWPGDNMDGLGENWWAYSFNNSDSSKLIFSNQGNSQTDDLFRDKDGCYTISTQSWTDSCDLPSHDAEVSISPALSTFWTDQVSITLQATGDEVNGGLYTTDGSDPVNGIAFTSGDSIDVGSNLAVDESLEVCLYAANESSSANQCFVLTKVAPPTASDFTWDNANVYFVITDRFHDGNSSNNNSYDRPRYDATGKDIGTFHGGDIAGLTQKLNEGYFTDLGINAIWLTAPYEQAHGFVGGGDDGDFAHYAYHGYYVQDYTNLDANMGTPAEFKAFVDKAHSQGIRVVMDVVMNHAGYNTLKDMDEFNYGSDTAGPNWTPSNGGNWFGYHDFINYDGDENLWLKWWGKEWIRVGLPGYDACGGDDLTKCLAYLPDFKTESTQAVGIPPFLANKATFGQGYLSDYQAQGNKRVRDWITEWLVQYVKDYGIDGFRVDTAKHVTYDNWANLKDQASLALNEWRQNNPSAPGAEWSDEFWATAEVWGHGVGQSDIHTTAKFDSVINFSFKSAINGMIDSTDTMLSQFSSYADQVNGSSDWNVLSYISSHDTGAVFYNGDDTRQKRAGTALLLLPGGVQVFYGDELGRVNGDGGSDADQGSRSSVDWSKAGNGVHQHWQKVGQFRRDNPAVGAGQHFNLSGQSSGKAFARTWTNPISGAINNVVVVVDGSGTVDINVDSYFDDGTSVRNAYDGSITTVAGGRVSFSAGSEGLILLEAL
- the dnaG gene encoding DNA primase, whose protein sequence is MAGRIPQQFIDDLLARADIVGLIDQRVRLKKAGKNYSACCPFHNEKSPSFTVSQDKQFYHCFGCGAHGNAISFLMEYDKLEFVDAVEDLASQMGVEVERENSNNSKFDQAKSQQQRQLSKDLYELIGHASRFFQQQLRVNPNKQQVIDYLKGRGLSGEVVQRFSIGYAPDEWDALGKALGGSQQASQQLVDAGLSIENDKGRRYDRFRDRVMFPIRDKRGRYIGFGGRVFGDGTPKYLNSPETSVFHKGRELYGLYEVRQAHKQVPQILVVEGYMDVVSLAQFDIDYAVASLGTSTTPEHLQTLFRASNQIICCYDGDRAGRDAAWRALENALPHLRDNVELKFMFLPDGEDPDTLVRQEGKDGFEKRMREAMPLSRFLFERLSQEIDITTDAGKSHLASKAYELISQVSAAFYKETLLTELATQNRMIRSQLEKELARLKQAERSRPNTQAQLSLTPMRKAIAMILQLPAIATDLPPSAQLSQVNIKGMGLLLQLIGEVHKKPDITTGQLLERWRGQPEQKHLNILAGYNLEIDESGYQDELQDIIASFVDQLLLQRYEQLNVKSISGIITVDEKREMHQLMIELKP
- a CDS encoding GatB/YqeY domain-containing protein, which translates into the protein MSLRETLQEEQKAAMRAKDKLRLGTLRMLLAAVKQVEIDERITLDDDQILSIVVKQVKQRKDAAEQFLAAERQDLADKELAEITILETFLPQALSEQEITSLIDDAIAKSGAAGMQDMGKVMGILKPQVQGRADMGAISTAVRNKLA
- the rpsU gene encoding 30S ribosomal protein S21, whose translation is MPIVKVRENEPFDVALRRFKRSCEKAGILSEVRRREFYEKPTTARKRAKASAVKRHAKKLARENARRVRLY